Proteins encoded by one window of Cloeon dipterum chromosome 2, ieCloDipt1.1, whole genome shotgun sequence:
- the LOC135935249 gene encoding 116 kDa U5 small nuclear ribonucleoprotein component has protein sequence MDADLYDEFGNYIGPDLESDDEEEETYKDAEPEQEEYDDEAMDDDGNVDDEPAPMAVVLHEDKKYYPLASEVYGPDVETIVQEEDTQALDKPLIEPVKKHKFQVKEQDLPDTVYNMEFLADLMDTSHLIRNVAIVGNLHHGKTNFVDCLVEQTHPDIRPLEGKYLRYTDTLITEQERGVSIKAMPVTLVMQDVRNKSYLMNIFDTPGHVNFSDEATAAMRMCDGIVLFVDAAEGVTLQTERLLKHAIQEKMGLTVCINKIDRLILELKLPPLDAYFKLRHALEELNSLLSLYSEDENVLIFSPLNGNVCFASAQYGVCFTLQSFAKIYADTYGGFNPKEFARRLWGDVYFNSKTRKFSKKAPHSTAQRSFIEFILEPLYKIFAQVVGDVDTCLPDLMNELGIHLTKEEMKMNIRPLLRLICSKFIGTFTGFVEMCVEHIKSPLDNARAKVEHIYTGPLDSEIAEDMCKCDPEGKLMVHSTKMYPTEDCTFFQVLARVMSGTLYANQDVRVLGENYTLADEEDSRVLTVGRLWIYEARYKVQVNRIPAGNWVLIEGIDQPIVKTSTITDPNINDELYIFRPLKFNTQSVIKIAVEPVNPSELPKMLDGLRKVNKSYPLLTTRVEESGEHVVLGTGELYLDCVMHDLRKMYSEIDIKVADPVVAFCETVVETSSLKCFAETPNKKNKITMIAEPLEKGLAEDIENEVVQISWNKKRLGEFFQTKYDWDLLAARSIWAFGPEVTGPNILVDDTLPSEVDKGLLSSVKDSIVQGFQWGTREGPLCEEPIRNVKFKILDAVIAQEPLHRGGGQIIPTARRVAYSAFLMATPRLMEPYLFVEVHAPADCVSAVYTVLARRRGHVTQDAPLPGSPLYMIKAFIPAIDSFGFETDLRTHTLGQAFSLSVFHHWQIVPGDPLDKSIVIRPLEPQPATHLAREFMIKTRRRKGLSEDVSINKFFDDPMLLELAKQDVLLNYPL, from the exons ATGGACGCGGACTTATACGATGAATTTGGCAACTATATCGGACCGGACCTCGAGTCTGACGATGAGGAAGAAGAAACTTACAAGGATGCTGAACCGGAGCAGGAGGAATATGAC GATGAAGCAATGGACGACGACGGCAACGTTGACGACGAGCCGGCGCCGATGGCAGTTGTCCTGCACGAAGACAAAAAGTACTACCCTCTCGCTTCAGAGGTGTACGGTCCAGACGTGGAGACGATAGTCCAGGAGGAAGACACGCAGGCTCTGGACAAACCCCTCATCGAGCCTGTCAAGAAACACAAGTTCCAGGTGAAGGAGCAGGATCTGCCCGATACTGTCTACAACATGGA GTTCTTGGCCGACTTGATGGACACTTCTCACTTGATCAGAAACGTCGCAATTGTTGGTAATCTGCACCacggaaaaacaaatttcgtcGACTGCCTGGTGGAGCAAACTCACCCTGACATTCGGCCCCTGGAGGGAAAGTACCTTCGCTACACAGACACCCTGATCACAGAGCAGGAAAGGGGCGTCAGCATCAAGGCTATGCCAGTCACCCTTGTCATGCAGGATGTGCGCAATAAGTCGTACCTCATGAACATCTTTGACACACCAG GCCACGTGAATTTCTCCGACGAAGCAACTGCTGCTATGAGAATGTGCGATGGCATTGTTTTGTTCGTTGACGCTGCCGAGGGAGTCACTCTTCAAACCGAAAGGCTGCTCAAGCACGCAATACAG gagaAAATGGGCCTGACAGTTTGCATCAACAAAATCGACCGGCTGATTTTGGAGCTGAAACTGCCTCCTCTGGACGCCTACTTCAAACTGAGGCACGCGTTGGAGGAACTTAACAGTCTGCTCAGTTTGTACTCGGAGGATGAGAATGTGCTGATATTCTCGCCGCTGAATGGAAATGTTTGCTTTGCGAGTGCGCAGTACGGAGTGTGCTTCACGCTCCAGTCGTTTGCCAAAATTTACGCTGATACCTATGGCGGATTCAACCCGAAGGAATTCGCCAGGAGGTTGTGGGGCGACGTCTACTTCAACAGCAAGACCAGAAAGTTCAGCAAGAAGGCGCCTCACAGCACGGCCCAGAGGAGTTTCATCGAGTTCATCCTCGAGCCGCTCTACAAAATCTTTGCCCAG GTGGTTGGCGACGTGGACACCTGCTTGCCGGATCTGATGAACGAACTTGGCATTCACCTGACCAAAGAGGAGATGAAGATGAACATCAGGCCCCTCCTGCGTCTCATTTGCAGCAAATTCATCGGCACGTTTACCGGATTTGTCGAGATGTGTGTGGAGCACATCAAGTCTCCGCTGGACAATGCCAGGGCCAAGGTTGAGCACATCTATACAGGCCCACTTGATTCTGAAATCGCAGAGGACATGTGCAAGTGCGACCCTGAG GGAAAGTTGATGGTGCACAGTACTAAGATGTATCCAACGGAGGACTGCACGTTCTTCCAAGTGTTGGCCAGGGTGATGAGCGGCACTTTATACGCAAACCAGGACGTCAGGGTGCTCGGAGAGAACTACACTCTCGCAGACGAAGAAGACTCCAGAGTGCTGACGGTGGGCAGGCTGTGGATCTATGAAGCCAG GTACAAAGTTCAGGTGAACCGGATTCCCGCGGGCAACTGGGTGCTCATCGAGGGAATCGACCAGCCTATCGTTAAAACGTCGACCATCACCGACCCCAACATCAATGATGAACTCTACATCTTCCGACCTTTGAAGTTCAACACCCAGTCTGTCATCAAAATTGCTG TCGAGCCAGTGAACCCGTCAGAACTGCCAAAGATGCTGGATGGTCTGCGTAAAGTCAACAAGTCGTACCCTCTTCTCACAACGAGAGTGGAGGAATCAGGAGAACACGTTGTCCTCGGAACGGGGGAACTCTACTTGGACTGCGTCATGCACGACTTGAGGAAAATGTACTCGGAAATCG ATATCAAAGTGGCAGATCCTGTGGTCGCATTTTGCGAGACGGTGGTGGAAACCTCATCGCTAAAATGTTTTGCCGAGACCCCCaacaaaaagaacaaaatcaCAATGATTGCCGAGCCGCTGGAGAAAGGTTTGGCGGAAGATATCGAAAATGAAGTGGTACAAATCTCTTGGAACAA AAAGAGGTTAGGGGAATTCTTCCAAACAAAATACGACTGGGATTTGCTGGCGGCTCGATCGATCTGGGCCTTTGGACCTGAGGTAACCGGCCCCAATATCCTGGTTGACGACACGCTGCCCTCTGAAGTAGACAAAGGTCTGTTGAGCTCAGTGAAAGATTCGATCGTGCAAGGCTTCCAGTGGGGCACCAGGGAAGGGCCTTTGTGTGAGGAGCCCATCCGAAACGTCAAATTCAAGATTCTCGACGCCGTCATTGCCCAGGAGCCACTGCACAGAGGCGGAG gtcAAATCATCCCCACTGCAAGGCGAGTTGCCTACTCGGCGTTTTTGATGGCCACTCCAAGACTCATGGAGCCTTACCTCTTTGTCGAGGTTCACGCACCTGCTGACTGCGTGTCTGCCGTTTACACAGTTCTAGCCAGAAGAAG aggcCACGTGACACAAGACGCCCCTTTGCCTGGCTCGCCTCTCTACATGATCAAGGCGTTCATCCCCGCAATCGACTCCTTTGGCTTCGAGACTGATCTCAGGACACACACCCTTGGGCAGGCGTTTTCCCTTTCAGTGTTCCACCATTGGCag ATCGTACCCGGTGATCCATTGGACAAGAGTATTGTCATCCGGCCCCTGGAGCCGCAGCCAGCCACGCACTTGGCCCGCGAGTTCATGATCAAGACCAGGAGGAGAAAGGGTTTGAGCGAAGATGTGTCCATCAACAAGTTCTTCGACGATCCCATGTTGCTCGAGTTGGCGAAACAGGATGTCCTCCTCAATTACCCCCTGTAG
- the LOC135935250 gene encoding uncharacterized protein LOC135935250, with translation MHQPDGNAETSFKNGGLGAGMNIPDAKSAPAFVQKSFQIGDGNLFSVLTPPSQQHAAEKRSRPTANKTQTKGRRKCRWKLKFHHQALPPEYREHYEASEGVPHPSNSAAYERTKKEENASSSSKQSTKSSTPSPKSTKSTASSRSSVIMPSLEPSAMERPAPELPYMGEITLDSKPRRGRKPKKADICHLIYKNYGTVFPSPKIDEDVPMAPPAASAPLQKPKLIWAKDPQQLMAAPAKPLGQWTSQQASLLERRLMSSEPERHHQFTVPTNQICDFSLSRKKSTSSSSVRTSSDGDELLDAGIVRNPQLAQACVERLLSYAAAGFNPQKDQMEPLNLCTRDRKPEDGLLLMSSSSDSDDDDKASDGFVFWPNSAGVFVHPQLLRKAAAVASTSQPPQPQPQPPQKLHLSGNKKKRKRSAIFIPPAESPTEVSICKFKFTGGAKPSLEEKKMLSVDAGGNFRFYSGTDKGMRSFLPHLQQHNSNATAPPPHPSTSVSPTQGVKNLHIADQPPPPTPPVPMAMPNFLNQQMHDELLSKRKRRSRKSEVREKLEKTFKEKGFLIQTQQLESAEGATYCKFRQLRKFTRYLFRSWRDYLPENVQQLPNGSQLGQMPRLHDYEQGNPGPQEAVLLPHSP, from the exons ATGCATCAACCAGACGGCAATGCGGAGACGAGCTTCAAAAACGGCGGTCTCGGCGCAGGGATGAACATCCCGGATGCAAAGTCGGCTCCGGCTTTTGTGCAGAAGAGCTTCCAGATCGGCGATGGCAATTTGTTCAGCGTGCTCACGCCGCCCTCGCAGCAACACGCCGCTGAAAAGAGGAGTAGACCGACTGCCAACAAAACGCAAAC TAAAGGGAGAAGAAAGTGTAGGTGGAAGCTTAAATTTCACCATCAGGCCTTGCCGCCCGAATACAGAGAGCATTACGAAGCTTCAG AAGGAGTTCCGCACCCATCCAATTCAGCCGCTTACGAGCGAACGAAGAAGGAGGAGAATGCGTCCTCATCCTCAAAGCAATCGACCAAGTCAAGCACTCCGTCGCCAAAGTCGACCAAGTCCACCGCCAGCAGCCGCTCCTCAGTCATCATGCCCTCCCTAGAGCCGTCTGCCATGGAAAGACCCGCTCCCGAACTGCCGTACATGGGCGAGATCACTTTGGACTCGAAGCCCCGCCGCGGTCGCAAACCGAAGAAAGCGGACATTTGCCACCTGATCTACAAAAACTACGGCACAGTGTTTCCGTCGCCGAAAATCGACGAGGACGTGCCGATGGCGCCACCGGCTGCGAGTGCACCTCTGCAGAAGCCCAAACTGATCTGGGCCAAGGACCCGCAGCAGCTGATGGCCGCGCCGGCCAAGCCCCTGGGCCAGTGGACGTCGCAGCAGGCGAGTCTGCTCGAACGGCGGCTCATGTCGAGCGAGCCCGAGCGACACCACCAGTTCACCGTGCCCACCAATCAGATCTGTGATTTCTCGCTGAGCCGCAAGAAGAGcacgtcgtcgtcgtcggtgCGCACGAGCTCGGACGGCGACGAGCTGCTGGACGCTGGCATCGTCCGCAATCCGCAACTAGCGCAGGCGTGCGTCGAGAGACTGCTCTCGTACGCGGCGGCCGGTTTCAACCCCCAGAAAGACCAGATGGAGCCACTCAACCTGTGCACCAGGGACAGGAAGCCCGAGGACGGACTTTTGCTCATGAGCAGTTCCAGCGATTCGGACGACGATGACAAGGCTTCGGACGGCTTCGTCTTCTGGCCGAACTCTGCGGGCGTCTTCGTCCACCCGCAGCTGCTGCGCAAAGCGGCGGCGGTAGCGTCGACGAGCCAGCCGCCGCAGCCACAGCCTCAGCCGCCGCAGAAGCTGCACCTGAGCGGCAACAAGAAGAAGCGGAAACGCTCGGCCATCTTCATCCCGCCGGCCGAGAGCCCCACCGAGGTCAGCATCTGCAAGTTCAAGTTCACCGGTGGCGCCAAGCCGTCGCTCGAGGAGAAGAAGATGCTGTCCGTGGACGCTGGAGGCAACTTCCGGTTCTACTCTGGCACAGACAAGGGCATGCGCAGCTTCCTGCCGCACCTGCAGCAGCACAACTCGAATGCCACGGCACCGCCGCCCCATCCGTCGACCTCCGTGTCGCCGACCCAGGGCGTCAAGAACCTGCACATTGCAGACCAGCCGCCGCCCCCGACGCCACCTGTTCCGATGGCCATGCCAAACTTCCTCAACCAGCAGATGCACGACGAGCTGCTGAGCAAGAGGAAGCGGCGCTCCCGCAAGTCCGAGGTGCGCGAGAAGTTGGAGAAGACCTTTAAAGAGAAGGGCTTCCTCATCCAGACGCAGCAGCTCGAGTCGGCTGAGGGCGCCACCTACTGCAAGTTCCGGCAGCTGAGGAAGTTCACGCGCTACCTGTTCCGTAGCTGGCGCGACTACCTGCCCGAGAACGTGCAGCAGCTGCCGAACGGCAGCCAGCTGGGCCAGATGCCCCGCTTGCACGACTACGAGCAGGGCAACCCCGGTCCCCAGGAGGCCGTCCTCCTGCCGCACTCCCCCTGA